One window from the genome of Rufibacter tibetensis encodes:
- a CDS encoding DEAD/DEAH box helicase, with protein MERIKFQELPLSEEIQRAIVDLGYEEASPIQTAAIPVLLEGRDVIGQAQTGTGKTAAFAIPTIEGIDPNNREVQALILCPTRELAIQVSEEIQKLVKYKKGISVVPIYGGQPYERQLRALKQGVQIVIGTPGRVMDHIERGTLRLETTKTIILDEADEMLDMGFREDIEFVLTKMPEDRQTVFFSATMSKPIMELTRKYQTNPEIVKVTQQQLTVNNIEQIYFEVRSGGKMEVTTRLIDMYNFKVVIIFCNTKRMVDELVSNLQARGYFADGLHGDLNQNQRTNVMNKFKAGTLEILVATDVAARGIDVDNVEAVINYDLPQDDESYVHRIGRTGRAGKSGKAFSFVAGRDLYKLRDIERFTKAKIIRQNVPTYEDVAEVRTTLVLDQVKEVIQKGGLAKHVLKIERLVDQDFTTIDIAAALLKLVMKDTKAKEKSAEAGEAKGGPKPGFDRLFVTLGKKDRLHPKDLVDILTTHTSIPGGKVGDIDLYDRFSFIEVPTDYTSEILERLAVTEINGMTVKFQKAEKKNMDPAEGGRELQELEDRPRKKFYDGPFNNNRGGGDRDRGGDRGPSRGGYGGDRDRGGDRGGRSYGGDRDRGGDRGGRAFGGGDRGGRSFGGGDRDRGTSGGGGFRERKRRDF; from the coding sequence ATGGAAAGAATTAAATTCCAGGAGCTTCCGTTGTCGGAAGAAATCCAGCGTGCTATCGTGGACTTAGGCTACGAAGAGGCTTCCCCTATCCAAACTGCCGCCATTCCTGTCTTATTGGAAGGCCGCGACGTAATCGGACAAGCCCAAACCGGTACCGGCAAAACTGCCGCTTTTGCGATCCCTACAATAGAAGGTATTGACCCTAACAACCGCGAGGTGCAGGCGTTGATCCTTTGCCCAACGCGTGAGTTGGCCATTCAGGTATCAGAAGAGATTCAGAAACTAGTTAAATACAAAAAAGGCATCAGCGTAGTGCCTATCTATGGTGGTCAGCCTTATGAGCGCCAATTACGCGCCCTAAAGCAAGGGGTACAGATCGTGATCGGAACACCCGGCCGCGTAATGGACCACATTGAAAGAGGAACTCTTCGTCTGGAAACCACTAAAACCATCATTTTAGATGAGGCCGACGAAATGTTGGACATGGGTTTCAGAGAAGACATTGAGTTTGTTCTAACTAAAATGCCTGAAGACCGCCAGACGGTATTCTTCTCGGCTACTATGAGCAAGCCCATCATGGAGCTGACGCGTAAGTACCAGACCAATCCTGAGATTGTGAAGGTAACCCAGCAGCAGCTGACCGTGAACAACATTGAGCAGATCTACTTTGAAGTACGCAGCGGCGGCAAGATGGAAGTAACCACTCGCCTGATTGACATGTACAATTTCAAAGTGGTGATCATCTTCTGTAATACCAAACGCATGGTAGACGAACTGGTGAGCAACCTACAGGCCCGCGGCTATTTTGCTGATGGTTTGCACGGTGACCTTAACCAGAACCAGCGTACCAACGTGATGAACAAGTTCAAAGCCGGTACCCTGGAGATCTTAGTAGCGACTGACGTTGCTGCCCGCGGTATTGACGTAGACAACGTAGAAGCGGTGATCAATTATGACCTTCCGCAGGACGATGAAAGCTACGTACACCGTATTGGCCGTACTGGCCGTGCTGGTAAATCTGGTAAAGCATTCTCTTTCGTGGCTGGACGTGACTTGTACAAATTGCGGGATATTGAGCGCTTCACAAAAGCAAAAATCATCCGTCAGAACGTACCTACTTATGAAGACGTAGCCGAAGTTCGTACCACGTTGGTATTGGATCAGGTGAAAGAAGTCATCCAAAAAGGTGGCCTGGCCAAGCACGTGCTTAAAATTGAGCGTTTGGTAGACCAGGATTTCACAACCATTGACATTGCAGCCGCTTTGTTGAAATTGGTGATGAAAGACACCAAAGCCAAGGAGAAAAGTGCCGAGGCTGGTGAAGCCAAAGGTGGTCCTAAGCCAGGTTTTGACCGTTTGTTCGTGACCTTAGGCAAGAAAGACCGTCTGCATCCGAAAGATCTGGTTGATATTCTTACCACCCACACCAGCATCCCTGGTGGCAAAGTAGGAGACATTGACCTGTATGACCGGTTCAGCTTCATTGAAGTGCCTACTGACTATACCTCTGAGATTTTAGAGCGCTTGGCTGTAACAGAAATTAACGGCATGACCGTGAAGTTCCAGAAAGCTGAGAAGAAAAACATGGACCCTGCTGAAGGTGGTCGTGAGTTGCAGGAACTGGAAGATCGTCCTAGAAAGAAATTCTACGATGGACCGTTCAACAACAACCGTGGCGGTGGCGACAGAGACCGTGGTGGAGACAGAGGTCCTAGCCGTGGTGGTTACGGTGGAGACCGTGACCGTGGCGGTGACAGAGGAGGCCGTTCTTACGGCGGCGACAGAGACCGTGGTGGTGACCGTGGAGGCAGAGCCTTTGGTGGTGGCGACCGTGGTGGAAGAAGCTTCGGTGGCGGAGATCGTGACCGTGGTACCAGCGGCGGTGGCGGCTTCAGAGAAAGAAAAAGAAGAGATTTCTAA
- a CDS encoding NAD(P)-binding domain-containing protein, whose protein sequence is MRNKTISVLGCGLLGLPLAQELVQADFQVKGSTTTPEKVPLLQAKGIEPFLLSFPEKTSNTTLAEFLNADVLIFNLPPSRSASSTISYEQILQTVLEASPATLQYLLFVSSTSVYPDLNREVKEEDAHAVAESPILLLRCEHLVQHKPGLSATVVRFGGLMGDNRHPGRFLAGKTNVPQPKGPVNMIHLSDCIGLLKEIILQEKWGFTFNACAPEHPTRKEFYTTAAQQMILTPPAFAPQGEAKFKIINSDLIQQELKYTFFYPDPLECLTSSGF, encoded by the coding sequence ATGAGGAACAAAACGATCAGTGTATTAGGATGCGGGTTGCTAGGGCTGCCCTTGGCTCAGGAACTTGTCCAGGCAGACTTTCAGGTGAAAGGCTCTACCACCACTCCAGAGAAAGTGCCTCTTCTCCAAGCTAAAGGCATAGAACCGTTTCTACTCTCTTTTCCGGAAAAAACCTCTAATACAACGTTAGCTGAATTTCTAAACGCTGATGTACTCATCTTTAACCTTCCTCCCTCCAGATCAGCCTCTTCTACAATCTCTTATGAGCAGATACTTCAAACAGTACTGGAAGCTAGTCCAGCTACTTTGCAATACCTTCTTTTTGTTTCTTCTACTTCCGTGTACCCTGACCTTAACCGGGAAGTTAAAGAGGAAGATGCCCATGCAGTAGCAGAAAGCCCCATCCTTCTGTTACGGTGCGAGCACCTGGTACAGCATAAACCTGGGTTATCTGCTACTGTCGTTCGTTTTGGAGGGCTGATGGGAGACAACCGCCACCCCGGGCGCTTCTTGGCAGGCAAAACCAATGTTCCGCAACCCAAAGGACCGGTAAACATGATTCACTTATCAGATTGCATAGGTTTGCTGAAAGAGATCATTCTGCAGGAAAAATGGGGGTTCACTTTCAACGCATGCGCCCCGGAACATCCTACCAGAAAGGAATTCTACACCACCGCTGCCCAACAAATGATATTAACTCCACCTGCTTTTGCTCCACAAGGGGAAGCTAAATTTAAGATCATCAACAGTGACTTAATTCAGCAGGAACTGAAGTACACCTTCTTTTACCCAGACCCATTGGAGTGCCTCACCTCCTCTGGCTTTTAG
- a CDS encoding PhoH family protein has translation MQTTTKPRKRAAKPTADAQKVKKAFVLDTSVILYDHSAIEHFGEHDVAIPITVLEELDNFKKGNDIKNFEAREFIRYIDNLSAEHMLQTWIPLEGSNKGRFKVLMGNGSPIDAEKIFNEDKADHKILNATLSLQHEMPDHRVTLVTKDINLRLKARALNLSAEDYETGKIQNVTNLYRGNDVVEDIPQSVIAKLYEQGECPVEEALPNPPSDNHYFILKSTKSSALAYYNPQERILERVDKPHAVGVKPRNAEQTFALHAILHPDIKLVSIQGVAGTGKTLLALAGALEQRETYRQIYLARPIIPLSNRDLGFLPGDVNSKIGPYMEPLWDNLKFIQNQFPEHSRESNRIKEMVDDDRLVITPLAYIRGRSLSNIIFIVDEAQNLTPHEIKTIISRAGENTKIIFTGDIYQIDTPYLDTQSNGLSYLIDKVKNHPLYAHVTLQRGERSELANLANELL, from the coding sequence GTGCAGACAACAACCAAACCCCGTAAGCGTGCCGCCAAGCCCACGGCCGATGCGCAAAAAGTAAAAAAAGCCTTCGTGCTGGATACTTCTGTGATTCTCTATGACCACAGCGCCATAGAGCATTTTGGGGAGCATGATGTAGCCATTCCTATCACCGTTCTGGAAGAGCTGGACAACTTCAAGAAAGGAAATGATATCAAGAACTTTGAGGCAAGGGAGTTCATCCGGTACATAGACAATCTTTCGGCAGAGCATATGCTTCAAACCTGGATCCCGCTGGAGGGCTCAAACAAGGGACGCTTCAAGGTTTTGATGGGGAATGGTTCGCCCATTGACGCCGAGAAGATCTTCAACGAAGACAAAGCCGACCACAAGATCCTGAATGCCACCCTTTCTCTGCAACATGAAATGCCCGATCACCGGGTAACATTGGTAACGAAGGACATCAACCTCCGCCTGAAGGCACGGGCTCTGAACTTATCTGCCGAAGATTATGAGACAGGTAAAATCCAGAACGTGACCAACCTGTACCGGGGCAATGATGTAGTAGAGGACATACCGCAATCCGTTATTGCGAAGCTGTATGAGCAAGGCGAGTGCCCGGTAGAGGAAGCCCTGCCCAACCCGCCGTCAGACAACCATTACTTCATCCTGAAAAGCACTAAATCCTCTGCACTAGCCTATTATAATCCCCAGGAAAGAATACTGGAACGGGTAGACAAGCCACATGCCGTGGGTGTAAAACCCCGTAATGCCGAGCAGACCTTTGCCTTACACGCTATTCTGCACCCGGACATTAAGCTAGTTTCTATCCAGGGAGTGGCAGGTACCGGTAAGACCTTACTTGCTTTGGCTGGTGCCCTGGAGCAGCGCGAAACCTACCGGCAGATCTATTTGGCTCGTCCTATCATCCCGCTTAGCAACCGCGACCTCGGGTTCTTGCCCGGCGACGTGAACTCAAAGATTGGTCCGTACATGGAGCCGCTCTGGGACAACTTGAAATTCATCCAGAACCAGTTTCCAGAGCACAGCCGCGAAAGCAACCGCATCAAAGAAATGGTGGATGATGATAGGTTGGTGATCACCCCGTTGGCTTACATTAGGGGACGGAGTTTGTCTAACATCATATTTATTGTAGACGAGGCCCAGAACCTAACGCCCCATGAGATCAAAACCATTATCTCCAGGGCTGGTGAGAACACCAAAATCATCTTCACCGGTGATATCTACCAGATTGATACGCCCTACCTTGACACCCAAAGTAATGGCTTATCCTACCTCATAGACAAAGTCAAAAATCACCCTCTTTACGCGCACGTGACCCTTCAACGCGGCGAACGTTCAGAGCTGGCCAACCTGGCTAATGAATTGCTATAG
- a CDS encoding YkvA family protein: MSSLAEKGLKISKNAFFNFIISRASGIMKKPVKVGLLLTTAYEKLKDANSNESGFDQLKDIMYRLIRLVKAYYNGTYREVNTKSMLLGVAVLLYIVTPLDLVPDFIPIIGFADDISLMAWFISAFQEELQKFQVWEEGSVAVGHS, encoded by the coding sequence ATGAGTTCACTTGCAGAGAAAGGGTTGAAAATCTCTAAAAATGCTTTTTTCAACTTCATTATATCAAGGGCTTCTGGTATCATGAAAAAGCCCGTTAAAGTAGGCTTGCTCCTGACCACTGCCTATGAAAAGTTGAAAGACGCCAACAGCAATGAAAGCGGTTTTGACCAACTAAAAGACATCATGTACCGCCTCATCCGTTTAGTGAAAGCATATTACAACGGAACTTATCGCGAGGTAAACACCAAATCTATGCTACTGGGTGTAGCGGTGTTATTGTACATTGTTACCCCGTTGGACCTGGTACCAGATTTTATTCCCATCATTGGCTTTGCTGATGACATTAGCTTAATGGCTTGGTTTATCTCGGCATTCCAGGAAGAACTCCAAAAGTTCCAAGTATGGGAAGAAGGCTCAGTAGCGGTAGGCCACTCCTAG
- a CDS encoding SDR family oxidoreductase produces the protein MAAYTEPMLRDGALNGKTIIITGGGTGLGKSMGIYFLQLGANLVITSRKMDVLEKAALEMAEKTGGQVLPVACDVRKPLEVEAMLKATLNRFGAVHGLLNNAAGNFISPTERLSPKAFDVIVDIVLKGSYNCTLTLGKHWIDLQQPGTILNIVTTYAWTGSGYVVPSATAKAGVLAMTRSLAAEWAKYGIRSNAIAPGPFPTEGAWSRLFPEALAKKLDPLNRIPVKRYGEHQELANLAAYLISDYSAYVNGEVVTIDGGEWLYGGGEFNYLDQVPHEMWDTIEDMVRGKKPNTKG, from the coding sequence ATGGCTGCATATACAGAACCCATGTTGCGCGACGGTGCACTGAACGGAAAAACCATCATTATCACCGGAGGTGGAACGGGATTAGGCAAATCCATGGGAATCTATTTCCTGCAATTAGGGGCCAACCTGGTGATCACGAGTCGCAAAATGGATGTTCTGGAGAAAGCAGCCCTAGAGATGGCCGAGAAAACAGGTGGCCAGGTGTTACCTGTAGCCTGCGATGTACGAAAGCCACTGGAAGTAGAAGCCATGCTAAAAGCCACTTTGAATAGGTTTGGGGCTGTACACGGCTTGTTGAATAATGCGGCGGGTAATTTCATCAGCCCCACAGAGCGATTGTCTCCTAAGGCGTTTGATGTAATCGTGGATATCGTATTGAAGGGCAGCTATAATTGCACCCTTACCTTAGGCAAACATTGGATTGACTTGCAGCAGCCAGGCACTATCCTGAACATAGTAACTACCTATGCCTGGACCGGCTCCGGGTATGTGGTACCCTCGGCAACGGCTAAGGCTGGAGTATTGGCAATGACAAGGTCTTTGGCGGCAGAGTGGGCCAAATACGGCATACGGTCCAACGCCATTGCGCCGGGTCCTTTCCCTACCGAAGGTGCCTGGAGCCGGCTTTTCCCTGAGGCACTGGCGAAGAAATTAGACCCTTTAAACCGCATTCCGGTGAAACGGTACGGCGAGCACCAGGAGCTGGCCAATTTAGCAGCGTACCTTATCTCAGACTATTCTGCCTACGTGAACGGGGAAGTAGTCACCATTGATGGAGGCGAATGGCTTTACGGCGGCGGTGAATTCAATTACCTGGATCAGGTTCCGCATGAGATGTGGGATACCATTGAAGACATGGTGCGCGGAAAGAAGCCTAATACAAAAGGGTAG
- a CDS encoding phytoene desaturase family protein: METQRVQVAVIGSGFGGLTAAALLAKTGMQVAVLEQNNYPGGCASSYKRKGYWFETGATTLVGLDEDMPVRYLLEKTGMQLPLLKLETPMQVRLTDGTLITRYPKLEDWIQEAERVFGKQGQRQFWEACFEISQKVWRTSLQQVSFPFGSISDLWQAAKSVKVEQLSLVPLAFQNMKDFMTTHGLLQNERFVSFVDQQLLITAQNVHPEVNVLFGATALCYTLYGNYYVPGGLRQLGKSVASYLEEQGSQMMYRRLVKQITPVSEGGYQIDTDKGLVQAEYIIFGLPLNNVSSLFNDLKTKQSLQKYLLPADQVNGAVTWGIVFERSTSTPTVLHHQLHVPGGVPYIQSESVFVSLSHPEDELRAPDGMCVASVSTHVLHPKKNWIEQKKVLEQWAVKFLAGQGFFKEAQVKFVQAATPGAWIEWTGREWGQVGGYPQYQRIKPWQMKDARLDGRKAYLCGDTVYPGQGIPGVCLSGIIAANKLLRDHFKEGLERLHH, translated from the coding sequence ATGGAAACACAACGGGTACAGGTAGCCGTCATCGGATCTGGATTTGGAGGCTTGACTGCGGCAGCTTTACTGGCTAAAACTGGCATGCAGGTGGCGGTTCTGGAGCAAAACAACTATCCGGGAGGGTGTGCCTCTTCCTACAAGCGGAAAGGGTACTGGTTTGAAACGGGTGCGACCACATTGGTGGGGTTGGATGAAGACATGCCGGTCCGTTACTTACTGGAAAAAACAGGAATGCAGCTTCCCCTTCTCAAACTGGAGACCCCCATGCAGGTGCGGTTAACAGACGGCACTTTGATCACCCGTTACCCTAAACTGGAGGACTGGATACAAGAGGCAGAGCGGGTGTTCGGGAAGCAAGGACAGCGGCAATTTTGGGAGGCTTGTTTTGAAATCAGCCAGAAAGTATGGCGCACCTCCTTACAGCAGGTAAGTTTTCCATTCGGTTCTATTTCTGACCTTTGGCAGGCGGCAAAGTCGGTGAAGGTGGAGCAACTTAGTTTGGTACCATTGGCCTTTCAGAACATGAAAGACTTTATGACTACTCATGGTTTGCTGCAAAATGAGCGCTTTGTCTCTTTTGTTGACCAGCAGTTGCTGATCACCGCGCAGAATGTACATCCCGAAGTGAATGTTTTGTTTGGAGCCACAGCTCTGTGCTACACTTTGTATGGAAACTACTATGTGCCTGGGGGACTTCGGCAGTTAGGGAAAAGCGTTGCTTCTTACCTGGAGGAGCAAGGGTCCCAAATGATGTACCGCAGGTTGGTAAAGCAAATTACCCCTGTCTCTGAAGGAGGTTATCAGATTGACACCGACAAAGGGCTTGTGCAGGCGGAATACATCATATTTGGTTTGCCCCTAAACAACGTCTCTTCCTTGTTCAACGACCTGAAAACAAAACAAAGCCTGCAGAAGTATTTGCTTCCTGCTGATCAGGTGAATGGAGCTGTCACGTGGGGTATTGTGTTTGAACGTTCTACTTCCACACCCACGGTGTTGCACCACCAGTTACATGTGCCTGGCGGAGTTCCTTACATTCAGAGTGAAAGCGTCTTTGTAAGCTTGAGTCATCCGGAAGATGAACTGAGAGCGCCAGATGGAATGTGCGTGGCTTCGGTGAGTACCCATGTACTCCATCCAAAGAAGAACTGGATAGAGCAGAAGAAAGTACTGGAGCAATGGGCCGTTAAATTTCTGGCTGGCCAGGGATTCTTTAAGGAAGCACAAGTAAAGTTTGTACAAGCTGCTACCCCAGGTGCCTGGATTGAGTGGACTGGCCGGGAGTGGGGTCAGGTAGGTGGGTACCCGCAGTACCAGCGAATCAAACCTTGGCAAATGAAAGATGCCCGGTTAGACGGCAGGAAAGCTTACCTCTGCGGAGATACTGTATATCCCGGGCAGGGGATTCCCGGGGTTTGCCTGAGTGGCATCATTGCCGCAAACAAATTGTTGCGAGATCACTTCAAGGAAGGCCTTGAAAGACTACACCATTGA
- a CDS encoding DinB family protein yields MIPKPQPTEYNAYYQPYVQSVPEGTDVLEFLQKQRYEVIQLFGRVSDGEADFAYAPGKWSIKELLGHMNDTERIMAYRALCIARGEQNTLPGFDENDYVANAFFQERTVGGLLEEHQVVRESTIALFDSMAPAAFTRVGNANGSPVSVAALAFIIAGHERHHLNILKERYLAKL; encoded by the coding sequence ATGATCCCAAAGCCGCAACCCACGGAATACAATGCCTATTATCAACCGTATGTCCAGAGTGTCCCAGAGGGGACAGATGTGTTGGAGTTTCTGCAAAAACAGCGGTATGAGGTAATCCAGCTTTTTGGAAGGGTAAGTGATGGAGAAGCAGACTTTGCCTATGCACCGGGTAAGTGGTCCATCAAAGAACTTTTGGGGCACATGAATGATACAGAGCGCATCATGGCATACCGAGCCTTGTGCATAGCCCGCGGAGAGCAGAACACCCTGCCCGGCTTTGATGAGAATGACTATGTCGCGAATGCCTTCTTTCAGGAACGAACGGTAGGCGGACTGCTGGAAGAACACCAGGTGGTTCGGGAATCTACCATAGCTTTGTTTGACTCCATGGCACCTGCTGCCTTTACGAGAGTTGGTAACGCCAACGGCAGCCCTGTATCGGTAGCTGCCCTGGCGTTTATCATTGCCGGACACGAGCGCCATCACTTAAACATTTTGAAAGAGCGGTACTTGGCTAAGCTTTAA
- a CDS encoding tetratricopeptide repeat-containing sensor histidine kinase, whose translation MKKLYFLLFWLGLTAFPLLGRTPVVLMQELKRASSPQKKVELFNLISEYYREVDPKQAVLYGQKAADLATQLKDQKQLSAAYNNISIGHYWLNNLIKASEFTYKALKIREQLRDSIGVASSYNALGNIHREQENYQTSIAFFDKALKIGERINRKKTISTSLNNLGATYELMGHPEKALKYYLQVKELNDEGDQYDEALNDLNLGNIYFLLGQNDKALTHLNHSLSISEEIRNEINKIYIYRSLAQIHLQGKEYAKAIAEAKKSLHISQQVPSPEGVKEASLLLNKIYLAQSDYQQAHSYLMLHNVYKDSLLSRQQSEAQAEMHAKYELEKKEAENNQLRIEQELQKEKLVQKELIQYATGILLLMALALAFVSYKGRRRAKMANEQLSQFNQVILEKNQNIHLQKEELEKINHQKDLLFSIIAHDLRSPLISLQSLLQLIAMGKLPQEKLDRFVKELDTQHQNTLGLLDNLLVWAKIQMKGVSLEPEPLQLRDLVDQNIQLLLPQAQKKGITLENNIPEQLYALVDAETLKLVFRNLMTNSIKFCHEGAVVEVMADQLSEEQLVVTVKDCGIGISPANQLKLFGANNFKERGTANEKGNGLGLMLCKEFIERNGGEIWVDSEIGVGSQFHFTVPAYQVEKPEEAYSDLTAESMV comes from the coding sequence ATGAAAAAATTATACTTTCTTTTATTCTGGCTTGGTCTGACGGCATTTCCTCTTCTGGGCCGTACCCCTGTAGTGCTCATGCAGGAACTTAAGCGTGCTTCTTCTCCCCAAAAGAAAGTAGAGCTCTTCAACCTTATCAGTGAATACTATCGGGAGGTAGACCCAAAACAGGCAGTGTTATACGGGCAAAAAGCGGCTGATCTTGCTACCCAGTTAAAGGACCAGAAACAACTAAGTGCTGCCTACAATAACATTAGCATTGGGCACTACTGGCTTAACAACCTCATAAAAGCTTCTGAGTTTACTTACAAAGCCCTCAAAATACGGGAACAGTTGCGCGATTCTATAGGAGTGGCGTCTAGCTACAATGCGTTAGGCAACATTCACCGGGAGCAGGAAAATTATCAGACTTCTATTGCCTTTTTTGATAAAGCCCTGAAAATTGGCGAACGGATCAACCGCAAAAAGACCATTAGCACCTCACTTAATAATCTGGGGGCTACTTATGAGTTAATGGGTCACCCTGAAAAGGCCCTGAAGTATTACCTACAGGTGAAAGAGCTTAATGACGAGGGCGACCAGTACGACGAGGCCTTGAATGACCTGAACCTGGGTAACATTTATTTTCTACTGGGCCAAAATGACAAAGCCTTGACGCACCTGAACCATTCTCTTTCCATAAGTGAAGAAATCAGAAACGAGATAAACAAAATTTACATTTACCGTTCTCTGGCTCAGATTCATTTACAGGGAAAAGAATACGCTAAAGCAATAGCAGAAGCAAAGAAAAGCCTGCATATTTCGCAGCAGGTACCATCTCCTGAAGGAGTAAAGGAAGCCTCTCTCCTTTTAAACAAAATCTACCTCGCACAGAGTGACTACCAGCAGGCACACAGCTACCTCATGCTGCACAATGTCTACAAAGACAGCCTTTTGAGCCGGCAGCAAAGCGAGGCTCAGGCCGAGATGCACGCCAAATATGAGTTGGAAAAGAAAGAAGCGGAAAACAACCAGCTCCGAATAGAACAGGAACTCCAAAAAGAAAAGCTGGTTCAAAAAGAGCTAATTCAATATGCCACTGGTATTCTGTTATTAATGGCTTTGGCGTTGGCCTTTGTTTCTTATAAAGGAAGGAGACGGGCAAAAATGGCTAATGAACAACTTTCCCAATTCAACCAGGTGATACTAGAGAAAAACCAGAACATTCATCTGCAGAAAGAAGAATTGGAAAAGATAAACCACCAGAAAGACCTGCTTTTCTCTATCATAGCCCATGACTTGCGCAGCCCTTTGATTTCGCTACAATCTTTACTCCAGTTAATTGCAATGGGGAAATTGCCGCAGGAGAAACTGGACCGCTTTGTAAAAGAACTGGATACCCAGCACCAGAATACCCTAGGGTTGCTGGACAACCTGCTGGTATGGGCTAAAATACAGATGAAGGGGGTGAGCTTAGAGCCGGAGCCGCTCCAATTGCGGGATCTGGTAGACCAGAATATTCAATTATTACTGCCACAGGCACAGAAGAAAGGTATAACCCTGGAGAACAATATTCCCGAACAGTTGTATGCCTTAGTAGATGCAGAAACGCTAAAGTTGGTCTTCCGGAACCTGATGACAAACTCCATCAAGTTCTGCCATGAGGGTGCGGTAGTAGAAGTTATGGCAGACCAATTAAGCGAAGAACAGTTGGTAGTCACTGTGAAAGACTGTGGGATAGGAATTAGTCCGGCAAACCAGTTAAAGCTATTCGGGGCCAATAACTTCAAAGAAAGAGGTACTGCTAATGAGAAAGGCAATGGTCTAGGACTCATGCTTTGTAAAGAATTTATTGAACGGAATGGTGGGGAGATTTGGGTAGACAGTGAAATTGGAGTAGGTAGCCAATTCCACTTTACCGTGCCAGCGTACCAGGTAGAGAAACCTGAGGAGGCCTATTCTGACTTAACCGCAGAATCAATGGTGTAG
- a CDS encoding BaiN/RdsA family NAD(P)/FAD-dependent oxidoreductase, which yields MQETVVVIGGGAAGFFGAITCAEANPHLKVLLLEKTSKLLSKVRVSGGGRCNVTHACFQPLAFSHHYPRGQKALKKLLPLFGANDTVAWFEKRGVKLKTEADGRMFPLSNSSETIVECLLQAARNAGVEIKTSLGVNAIEVQKEAPTPERFKLVLSNGETIYANKVLVSTGGNAKPENYEWLQTLGHSIDVPVPSLFTLNVPGSPFKDLQGISVPKAKVKLTGQKLETEGPLLITHWGLSGPAVLRFSAWGAKLMFGLGYNGTALVNWVPDVTEDHVRQQLLQQRQSSPRKTVFTNPLFQLPTRLWQRLCELAEVPESVKWAELPGKAQNKLIELLIRTPFEVKGKTTFKEEFVTCGGIKLEELYLERMESRIVPGLFFAGEVVDIDGITGGFNFQAAWTGGYLAGKAMAQIT from the coding sequence ATGCAAGAGACAGTAGTTGTAATTGGAGGAGGCGCGGCCGGATTTTTTGGCGCCATTACGTGTGCTGAAGCAAACCCTCACCTGAAAGTACTACTACTGGAAAAGACCTCTAAGTTGCTGTCTAAGGTAAGAGTATCTGGTGGAGGTCGCTGCAATGTGACGCATGCTTGCTTTCAACCGCTGGCTTTCTCGCACCACTATCCGCGTGGGCAGAAAGCCCTCAAGAAACTGCTCCCGCTCTTTGGGGCGAATGATACGGTGGCTTGGTTTGAGAAGCGTGGGGTTAAGCTAAAAACGGAGGCGGACGGGCGTATGTTTCCTCTCTCCAACTCCTCAGAAACCATTGTAGAATGCTTGCTTCAGGCAGCCCGCAACGCAGGCGTAGAAATCAAAACAAGTCTTGGTGTCAATGCCATTGAAGTCCAGAAGGAAGCCCCTACTCCAGAACGATTCAAGCTGGTATTGAGCAATGGCGAAACTATCTATGCTAATAAAGTTCTGGTTTCTACGGGGGGCAATGCGAAACCAGAAAATTACGAGTGGCTTCAAACCTTAGGGCACTCCATTGATGTACCGGTTCCCTCTTTGTTCACGTTGAATGTGCCTGGCTCACCTTTCAAAGATTTACAGGGCATTTCGGTACCTAAGGCCAAAGTTAAATTGACGGGCCAAAAGCTGGAAACAGAAGGCCCTTTGCTGATTACCCACTGGGGTTTAAGTGGTCCGGCGGTACTGCGGTTCTCCGCTTGGGGTGCTAAACTGATGTTCGGGTTAGGATATAACGGCACAGCCTTGGTGAACTGGGTACCTGATGTAACAGAAGACCACGTTCGGCAACAACTTCTTCAGCAACGCCAATCTTCTCCCCGTAAGACTGTGTTTACCAATCCTCTGTTTCAACTTCCAACCCGACTTTGGCAGCGTTTGTGTGAATTAGCCGAAGTGCCGGAGTCTGTCAAATGGGCTGAATTACCAGGTAAGGCCCAAAACAAATTAATTGAGCTGTTGATCAGAACCCCGTTTGAAGTAAAAGGAAAAACTACCTTCAAAGAGGAATTTGTCACCTGTGGCGGTATCAAACTAGAGGAGCTTTACCTGGAGCGGATGGAAAGCCGGATTGTACCAGGCTTGTTCTTTGCTGGGGAAGTAGTAGATATAGATGGGATTACGGGAGGATTTAACTTTCAGGCTGCTTGGACGGGGGGGTATTTAGCGGGGAAAGCTATGGCTCAAATAACTTAA